In Flavobacterium cerinum, one genomic interval encodes:
- a CDS encoding AAA family ATPase, translating to MATAEKLNKALSQLKNTFIGKDEIIDLLGIGLIARENAFLLGPPGTAKSAIVRALSDRITQGKNFEYLLTRFTEPNEIFGPFDIRKLKDGELVTNTEGMMPEASMVFLDEIFNANSAILNSLLMALNEKIFRRGKETKKLPALMFVGASNVLPEDEALNALLDRFLIRIKCDYVDPDQLYEVLLAGWKLENSVAEDPVSIDAEEIKQLQSACRNVDLKAIREPYVNLVHSLRNTGIKVSDRRAVKLQNLIAASALMCGRTEATLSDLWVLKYIWDTEEQIEVLESMINTVIEKDTNTATHPQAAFNKTPNPEEIIKDVQLLTARWKEDALSFEEKNIVKDKLRYLQTRCDWIKNGEQKQYIQQEIETLWQTILQTL from the coding sequence ATGGCTACGGCAGAAAAATTAAACAAAGCTTTATCGCAACTTAAAAACACGTTTATCGGTAAAGATGAAATTATCGATTTATTAGGCATCGGATTGATCGCTCGCGAAAATGCCTTTTTACTCGGACCTCCGGGAACGGCAAAAAGTGCTATAGTACGCGCTTTGTCCGACAGGATAACGCAGGGTAAAAATTTCGAATATTTACTAACTCGTTTTACAGAACCGAATGAAATATTCGGCCCTTTTGATATCCGGAAATTAAAAGACGGAGAACTTGTTACCAATACAGAAGGGATGATGCCGGAAGCCTCAATGGTCTTTCTGGATGAAATATTTAACGCCAATTCAGCGATTCTGAACAGTTTGCTGATGGCACTTAATGAGAAAATTTTCAGAAGAGGAAAAGAAACGAAAAAACTGCCTGCTCTTATGTTTGTCGGCGCCAGTAACGTGCTTCCGGAAGATGAAGCGCTGAATGCCTTACTGGACCGATTCCTGATTCGGATAAAATGTGATTATGTCGATCCGGATCAATTGTATGAAGTATTGTTAGCAGGATGGAAACTGGAAAATTCGGTTGCCGAAGATCCGGTTAGTATCGATGCCGAAGAAATAAAACAATTACAAAGTGCTTGCCGTAATGTTGATCTTAAGGCGATACGCGAACCGTATGTGAATCTGGTACATAGCCTGAGAAATACAGGAATTAAAGTATCCGACAGACGGGCTGTAAAATTACAGAACCTTATTGCCGCCAGTGCATTAATGTGCGGACGTACAGAAGCTACGCTTTCAGATCTTTGGGTACTTAAATATATTTGGGATACGGAAGAACAGATTGAAGTACTGGAAAGTATGATCAACACGGTTATTGAAAAAGATACAAATACAGCAACACATCCGCAGGCGGCATTCAATAAAACACCGAATCCGGAAGAAATAATCAAAGATGTACAATTGCTTACAGCCAGATGGAAAGAGGATGCGCTTTCCTTTGAAGAAAAAAATATTGTAAAAGACAAGCTTCGTTATTTACAAACCCGTTGCGACTGGATTAAAAACGGAGAGCAAAAACAATATATACAACAAGAGATTGAGACCTTATGGCAGACGATACTGCAAACATTATAA
- a CDS encoding DUF1622 domain-containing protein produces MEEIKLYIEYVAKGIEIAGIITIIIGGVIAMGKFIFSLQGTAPRSYKILRQELGKAILLGLEILVAGDIIGTVVTEPTMDRVLSLAIIVLIRTFLSLSLEVEIEGKFPWQKSNNAKE; encoded by the coding sequence ATGGAGGAAATAAAATTATATATCGAATATGTAGCAAAAGGAATTGAAATAGCCGGTATTATCACAATAATCATAGGAGGTGTAATCGCAATGGGAAAGTTTATCTTTTCACTTCAGGGAACTGCACCCCGTTCATATAAAATATTGCGACAGGAATTGGGTAAAGCGATATTACTGGGCTTGGAAATTTTAGTAGCCGGGGATATCATTGGAACTGTTGTCACGGAACCCACAATGGATCGAGTACTTTCATTGGCGATAATCGTATTAATCCGAACCTTTTTAAGCCTGTCGCTGGAAGTTGAAATTGAAGGTAAATTTCCCTGGCAGAAAAGTAACAATGCAAAGGAATAA